AAAGCAGCACCATTTTTTGATAGGCTTGTATTTGATAAGGTAACTGCACTTTACTGTGATTTCTGTTGGTGAAATTTGACCTGAAAATTGGATTGATGTTTTCTTTTATGACAGATAAAACAAGGCTTAGGTGGAAGAGTTCGGCTTCTATTATCCGGCgctacttctatttatttatgtcACATGCTGTTTAAAATCTCTATTAAATCATAAGAATGTTTCCTAGATTGAGATGCAATTCTATACTCATTTATTTTGCAGAAAGCGGCAACTAAGAGAATGGATATGCAAGCATCAAAAAAATTCCTTGCTGAACTCAAGGTTCTAACACACGTCCATCACTTGAACTTGGTATGAAAGAATTTTTGCATCATCTTATTCAAATTTGATCTAATtagtcttctttttcttttatcttcgACGAATTTGATCTGTTTATCTTCTTTTCCTATTAAAATAGAATGTGGGCTAGGCTATTATCTTCGACGAATCAACCCATCTTTTTGGACAACAAGTGTTACAAGATAACATCGAAGAAGAACCACTAAACCAGCTGCTACATGGAGAATTTCCAGATGACACCTTGGTTAAGAAAGAAATTAACAGCATTTAACAATATGCTTCCTAAATGTTATTGTCATTCCTTCATACCCCTTCACTATGCTATATGCATATAATTTTTAGTAGTATATATgagtttttttcttctcttttttttgagCCCCTCCAGTCCATAAAATGGCTGGGGAAAAATTAGCCtcacattgttgttatttttgtaaaacttgtgtgattgaatttgaatttgttgaAATACAATGTCATTTTTGGAGAATTCAACTTTTGATAATAGAAGTCTTTGATGTTGGAGAGATTATGACAGTTTAAAACAGTCACTAAATACAGGAAAAAAATGTCACAAGAATGAGTAATTTAGTAACGTTTTAAATCGAAAAACTATCACTAAAAATATTGTGACAGTTTAAATAGTCACTAAATATGTCTAAAAACTGtcataaaaattagtaatttaatgaCGGTTTTAAATCGTCGTTAAATATTCTGACGGTTTAAAATAGTCATGAACTATAAGAAAAAACTGTCacaaaatttagtaatttaacgACAATTTTAAAACGTCGCGAAATATAGTACAAAAAATACCTTTACAAGTGTTACAAATTAGTGacgattttatattttaaaaaccgTTACAAACAATTTAGCGACACTCCTTACCAACGGTGGTCCAAAACCGTCACTATGTCAGCTGGCGACGCTCAAATCTGTGACGCTTTTTTTAACCGTCGCAAAACCATTTAGTGACAGTTAAAACCGTCACCAAGCATTAAAAAAAACCGTCGCCAAAATGCTGTTTTGTTGTAGTGATTAAATCTGAAATACATCTCATAATAAATTAAGAGAGAATTAGATAAATATTCTTCTtaaatttttaagatatttttttaattctaatttttgtatctcttcgactttaaattaatttaatcattagaattcttaatctctcaatttttttaactattttttttttaaatgctgTAAGTAGTTCTAGATCAAAACATgttaaatttatcaaaataatgacgATGAAATGCTAATCGTGCTAATTTAATTTATGCATAAATGCAGTACAGAAGTAGTTTTACTTTTACCGTGCAAATTTGAGTCTAATTAGAATAAGACGAAAAATCAGGTGCAGttgatttcacgtgaagttgatagctgaaaattgttaaatgatttaattggtttgactaaatttttatctaatgactctcaattatcaacttcacgtgaagtcaactgcacTTGAGTTTTTACCTTAGaataaacacttttttttttaaatctctaATCTCTAGTTCTTTACAGTACCAGAAAGTTGTCACAGTGggattattagtttattacagATCCAATCTTAAAATCTTAATCTTAATATTCCTAGTTCACGAGTTGAGTTTCCTGTTGTGAAAAAGACCAGACTGCGTAGGATTTTTCCcatgataataatattttaatgaaAAGTATCCAATGTTGGAAACGGAAAGTGTTATGAGGGTGACGCGTGTAGTATTCTATGTACGAATTATGACATGAAGAAAAGTGAGAGACATGGATAGGGATAGAGACAGATTAATGCCAGCGAAGAAAGCTGTTGTTGTTTTCTTGTGTGTGTAGTGTGTACTAAACTATTACTACTCTTGAAGCATCATGGTCTGAGTTTCATTGAACGCGTTTTCACGTGCTGTTATTGTTTTCCTCAGTGGGTGCTACGCGGTTTCCACAATCTTATTGGGTCTTAGTCCTCTAATTTTGGGCTCCAATTTTTAGGTTTATGGATTTCAAGAATAGTATAACCCTATGGAGAAATTTTTCTATTGGGTTTTAGATTTTATAAGGCTTGAAACCCATTTTTGGGCCAAGTTAATAATAGGCCTCTTGGAAGTATTTTACGGAGGTGTACATAccaaagtttattttattttttttttcagagatTTGGTTGAGTGACAAAATATAATCCCTTTTAATATATTACACTCGAGTTTAACCATAACAATAATCAAATAATGGATAGAACTCTTAAATGTTGTGAATAAATAGTGTGCATAAAATAAGTTGGGTTGAtctggttagctcactagtccgcttaagcaagtgtcgggggttcagTACTGCGACGAATTAGTCCTTGACCTACCGGAttaggggataccgtgggaaaccaaaaaaaaaaaaatggtctAATCCTCAGTGAGGAGAACCCATATTAGTAGTAGTGTGTGTGAGTGCGTGTGTTGTGTAACCTAagattgggggttgtccaatctattgacaaaaaaaaaaaaaaagaaaaagaaaatagtatAAAAGTAACGAGAATTTAGGAGTAGCAGAGATTGAAGGTATATAATGTGAGTGGCCAAGCATGCATGAAGAAGtcagttttttattctttttcttaggCACAGCTGGGTCATTCTGAACTTGAATTAGAGATCTCGTCTGTGAAGTAAATCATTGTAATTACGGTCCATCCAACTAATTAACTGGGAGAGAATCAACAGATTCCTTTTCGGGAGCGATTCATCCTTTCCAAACGCATCATACAACTATCCGCTGTATTGCACTCTCCAAGTGTGCttgttctctcttcttccttatcATGGCAAATCTTTGTGAAAAAATTCCtatgagaagaaaaaagaagacgtTAAGAGACTTTCTTAACTCCACTCTAGACACTCTAAGATCCTTTTTCAAACATGTTTCCATTTCTGAGTCAAGATTGATAAATAGACACATCCCATTGCACTGATCGAGGGATTCGTAATAACTCAGAAGTCCAAGACCAAGAAGTGAATTATTAATCAGCCAAGCATTTTATTCTTCTTACGACTAGATCCAGTCTTCTAGTCCTtgcggaaaataaaaaaaaaaattaaagttcttCCTTTCGGGAAGGAAAGATTAAAAAAAAGCATGAAAATTAAGGCTCGAATGGTGCGATCCCGCCGTCACCCCAGAATAAAAGGAGTGATCTCATAGTTCTTGGTATGTGAAGATACCTTGTTAGATGctccatttttttttccattggCCAAGGCCAATTAGCAATTAACATGGCCGAAAAGCTCCAAACTATGTCAAATAATTGTGCCCAATAAATTAGAAAAGGTGATGGATTACTCTTCTATCAAACTACTCAAAAAACTCGTCTTAAAAATGTAAGAAAATAGAGTCATTATCATGAATTCATGATACATCTTAGAAAGGTGCATCCTAGAATACAGTCATAACAAAATGGCAAACAAACTTGTTCACAACTcaatataatcataacaatatataaattaaagtataATAAGAGACAAAATCTTCCTACACCAAACAAATACGAGGTGAGGAATCAATTATGAGATATGGGAGGAAACCCAGTACAGTGCTTCAGGTACAGTTTAAAAAGACTCAATTCCATGGACTATAACTGGGCACCAAATCGAAACATAAACTTCGTGTTATACATCAAAcaccaaaaggaaaagaaaaaaaaaaaagagaattatgGATTATAAGATGGCTTATTGCAGGTAATGTGTAGAGCTATATGAACCTGGCAATTGTGGTGGATCACACTTATTAGGAAACTAGTTGAATATTTTGTGAAGGGAAAAGGGAAAAAAGCCGCAAAAATTGGTTTCTGTTCACTCAGTCTCCTCCAAACTTTGGAGTCAAAAGCTGTACATGTGTCAAACAGGCCTTAGCAGGGAGTGCCTCCACCTCTCGTGTTTCATTCTCCGGTTACTTTCGCTGTTTCGAGCCTTCAGCATCCGCTCGCCTTCCAATCCTGACTGAAGACAAGACTGTAGTCTCCTCAGATATCCGCAGCATTGGTTGTGGTTGAAGCAAGTTCCATCATTGATGTTATTACTGTCATTGTTGTTTCCTTCCGAATGTGTGTATCTTTCATAAGGCGACAGCCATTTCGCTTGCAAATATGCTAAAGATCTCCATGGCGGAAGAGGCATAGAATTCTGCTTCAAAGAGGATCTAGTAGCTTCTTCCATTATTCCGAGAAGTTGCTTTAGCCTGGCAAAGGAACCCACATAAACAACAGGAAGCGATTTCAGTAACCTATCGTAGGAATCGACAGCTCTAGCTATTTCAAAGTGGCTTCGGAAATCAATGTCAATAATCAATCGCTCTGAGCTTCCAGAGTTATTCTTGaccaccacatcaatatattCATGATCACCTGCGCGACAAGTTAAAATGCGCAAAAATTAACAGCCAAGAACATGTCTGAGAAAACATACAGCAATGTATTTGGGGCAAGTAGAATcataaaaatcagaaaaatataaaatgacaTACCTCCTGGGACCTTGCCACTAGCCTGCCATTTGGATGCACAAACACCAGCATCATATCCGCTAAGCTTCATGAGCTTCACAAGATAAAACCTGATACAGCTAGCATAGCATGGACCGGAATTCATACCTTGAAGGTTGCTCTCATTCATTGATCGTATGAGACTATGAACAGCCGAAAACAGGTCACTCTCATGCTGCGTCACCGAAAGTTTACACTTCTGCATCAAGAGACATAATCGACAATCAAGGGAACTGTTAAAATTAtagtttatataaataaattgaacAACCAAGTTTAATCCCATTATGGTTTTCAATGTCCAAAAGTAGATGATTAGAAGAAAAGTATTCACCGACACAGCAATATTATAGAAAGGCAATTCCCATTATCAGCTGTCAAAATTTCTGTATTTCCTTTTTGTTTCCTTTATCTCTCACTACTCTAAATACCATAGCattctttcatttctttgttttctgtttAGAAAACCCCATACCAAGGATTGGATAAAAGCTAAAAGAGAAACTCCTGCCCAAATAATCATGGTTCAAAGTTTCCAACGAAAAAACAAACATACTGTGCGTAATTAATACTAGGTAGAAACTCAAGTGCagttaacttcatgtgaagttgataactgagagtcgttaaatgatttgacaggtttgactaaattgtcatttaccggctctcagctatcaacttcacatgatgTTAACAGTTAACTGCATCTGAATTTTCATCTTAATActacttttaaaatttataaacatcCTAACTGAACATAGACCaagtcaaaatataccaaaagaaCATGCAATCAGTTCATGCTCGTGTATACACAACAAGCTGAAGGTGAAGATAAAACAACCTACTAACAGAAACATAACCCAAGGGATTTGACCTAGTGATAAAAGGAAAGGTGCTCCCCGCCGTAGAACATTCAGCCAGAAACAAAGATGAAATAATTATTTAACATGGAGGGAGTGTCATGGCCAATGCAAAAGATGACAAAGGATACTCTTGTTCTACAACTCACAAGTAAATTGCAATAGCCAGTCCAACTATGCAAATGCATCAATTATTACATACAAGCAAATGAATCAGTCGGTTTAAATAGGGAATTAACACTATATCTTAGAAATGAGAACAAATTCAACTCGTACTACAAGTAAACATGAGAGTAAATATGTGAATGATTTAGAATTTAGAGAAGATTATAGTTCCCTAATGAAGCTAGATTCTCAATTCAGATCATGATAGGAGTAAAAGGTTGTCATTTCAATGTACAAACTAGACCATGATCATATTCATCTCTACCCTGTGCTAACCTAAAGCCTATGATAGAACTAGcaacttgaaaaattaaaggcCCAACATCCAACTAATCAACTATAAAGGTGCTATAGAAACAATTTTAATTTgcagaacaataataataataataaaatttaatcaagTGATGAAAGAGGGTTAAGTAGTTCATAATTAAAAAACCTGAATCTTGTCTGAGAGATGAGCAAAATCAGAGAGACCAGAATCACTATCACTGCTGCACCAAGAGTCAGGTCCACTGCTACCATTCTCTAAGAAATCACTAACCATCATAGCCAAATCGTGTTCGCTCTCATGGCTgaaacctccaccaccaccaccaccaccgcgaCCGTTGACCCACAAATCGAGAGGGGCGGCGACACACACCCTGCAATCCATTCCTCCAACGCCAACGGCGTCGTTTTGGCTATCAAAAGTCCCCAGCTTTTGCTTCTTCTCTCCACAAAATTCAAAACGTCACCGTTTCGTTAACAATTCAGAAACCCAAAACGCAGCAATTCAAAACCTCTGCAGCACGCAACAAAAAGCCTCTATCGCACTCCAcgaatttcgaaaattctcctcCGCCCACAATTCTTCTTCCTCAAATTCAACGACCCACTTGCGCAAACAATCCAATTTGATGAAACAAATAAGCAaaatccgtttttttttttaataataatttgggGGGTTTTATTTTTCCACAactttttgttacaaaatttacATTAAAAGTGTGTTTTTTTCAGCGAATTTTTTTGGGGGTTTTCGTTAAATGGTTGGAAAGAATGGAAATTTCCAGAATTTGAATTATGAATTTGGCCTTTCGATCTAAAGGGGGGGAGAAGAGAGGTTGAATCGGCAAATGGGAACGAAGAAAATGAATTTGGAACCCAAGAGATTGGAAGGCGAGTACACCGTAGAAGAAAGACAATATAAAAGGTTGCATGTGGTGTTTGAATGACGGTTTTGCCCTTGGATAATTATGCTGAAGCTAACGAAAATGGTGAGGGTATGGTTAACAAGTGACTTGTCCTAACATACTACAGACACTTATGAAAAACtgaaaaactgaaaaacagaaaaatggtATATTCTATGTTCCATTGCTAAAATTCCCATCACCCTCGGAAAAATTCtctacaaaatatattttttttatttatatataataatgatatttttttttttactaaagataggacacaacttcttaattgagtatgaggagattatgtcatttgaactataattcaTTGGCATGATAATTAAGGCTACGTTTGTTTAAagagacaggacactgagacacaaaatcgtgtttgacagaggagacatggacagagatAATGTGTTCAAAGACActgaattaatgtattttgtgtccatcctgacaggaaggacacagagacactaacacacaacttattttttattttttcttttattattcttgttaattttttatttcaaattttttgaatgaaaaaaagagagaataaattgaattttcataatttattttagtttatcaccaaacagaatataagAACACATAATTTTGTGTCTATGTCCATCAATATCTTGTTCTATCCTGTTCTCGGTGTTTTGTCATATCCTATTCTTAAAAACAAATGCAGCCTAATATATGAACTAATAAAATTGCatataaattatttgtataaaatatataaaataatacatttaaatatataaaaatatatgatagttaatttggtaactaattttttatgcatacgtaataattttttttcttttaaataatagaatttttcttttaaaaaaatgaaaatttggaTGCATGAAtggtgattttatttatttacttttcaatcTTTTTTCCACAAAATTTTCCACGACAAATGGAATTCCCCATAGCAACGTGACCTTATATTCATTCTAGTCTTGAACATATTTAATAACAttacaaaagaaaatccaaaacacTATGCCAAATTAAAGTTAAATTGTTATGCCACATCTACTTGGGGTATTGTGGTAATTGTACATGAAAGTAGGCTTATACTAGGGATTATTGCTTTCGTGGGGACCAAGTCACTTTAATAAAATTGAAAGGTTTATTTGGAAATAGTGGAAAATGGAGACATAATGAAAGTGAAAGAAAGCAAATTGAATGCGTTATGTATGTGAATGAAAGCGAATATTTCATTGCCTCAATGACAAGAAGAACCCACTCTTACgtcacatttattattattatccaataATTGACCCTTGATCTCGATTTGAACTTTGAATCCATTCCATTTTTCAACTCATTGCCTCATAATATTCTCATAATTATCAGAAATAGTAGATTACCATAAatttatcgatgaattttatttTACAGTAAAAGATAAAATCTCATATAcagttaattttatataaagttgatatatgaatttttagataaaaatttagtcaaattaattaaattatttaataacgtctctcaattatcaacttcacataaaattgaTTGTACCtgaatttttgtcaaattttaataacaatattGATAAATCTGTTATTTTAccgacaattttttttaataattaacttaTATATTtggtaaactttttttttatttttgataaattttctgTTTATAATAATTTTGCATAAATTATCTTATAACCAATACAATTATGTACGAATAATTGtgttgttaaaaaaatttgaattttttttaattttctgtcgaTAATTTCGATGGAGGATTCGCTTTCATtcctaaaatttatttataataaactatttTTTAGTAGTAAATGAAAAATAGGCTATGaaagattattattttattattattggtaATTGAATTGTTGTTATTTTCATCGAAGGAACAATCTTAAAGTTTTACGTAACggtttattatttaaaatgaagTTTAAAATATATGGTACACCATTAACGTGAATTTATATGAAATTCAATATTCAATATTCAACAAAATACAAAGGGCATGCTTGtattgtgtcttttttttttttctttttttcacgcATAATGTATCTTATACCAAACAATATTATTCTAAGATGCACgtctcttaaataaaaataaagtgaaaaCTCATGTGTAGTTGACTTAacgtaaagttgataattgagtgttattagatgatttaactgatttgactaaaattccatctaacgactctcaattatcaacttcacatgaaatcgactaacctgaattttcacctaagAACAAACCCATTTCCATAATCTTTTGTTTAGAAAAATGGCTTCTTAATAGtaattatttcatttatttgACTATGACCGACTATttataacgaaaaaaaaaataatggaaaaaacaaaaaatgagaaCATGTCGTAGATTCGTAAGTTGATTTAGTAGAAAGtacaaaatacaaaagaaaattactaaaataggttCGTTGGTCCACGCGGTGGCAAATGTCATTTCAGTGGCCAAGTTTATTTGGATCAAACTATTGAACtcttcaaaatttaataaaataaaaataatattttttaaattctatagGCCAGTTGTAATTAAGATatgtattaaattaattattaattgttaGTTATACTCTaacgataataaaataaaataaaatggcagCTGGTTGAATATAATAGTGTTGACGATGCATGATAGAATTCTTTTGACAACATACATGAGTTAAATTAGCATATTCGAATAAATTATATCATTAATAAATTTTACTTAAGTATTATCGAACtaattgtattttatattttatattctataatTAACCAAGATGACTCATTTCaccaaagtttaatttatttgttgagGAGTTGAACAGTGAGTTGTTGTTGGATGGGTGTAATAGTAATGATCAATTATTGATCAATCAATAGTTTGTTACAAATTCTATCCATTCAGCAgaggaaaacaaaaaacaatgaaAGAATAGTCTTTGTCTACAGCTCATAATAGAacaaataagagagagaagaagatagTGATAGCTAATATTCTCAAGTAGCACCTAACGAgagtaataataaataaacatggTACATGGaatctatatatttatattattatcatGATActaatccatatatatatatatatagtcatcaGTGTAAAACTAAACGTACATCCAATAATCATATAATTAACGTcatattagcaaaaataactatttttttatgttaattgcGTATAAATAATAATCCAAAAAAAAGTTATGATAATTATATagtgatataaaatattttacattatcaatacatcaaaattaaacttatatatatttttgagtaAATATCCGATTCGGCctctgacaattacctcgaaagaatAACgaggtccaaaaaaaaaaatgcccAATTTGGTTCCTGATTTTTTTTTAGAACTGATTAGTTCCTGTgccaaaaaaataacattgacttTTTTTGGCACAGGAGCCTAATTGTCCTTTCAAAGTAATTGATAGGACccggttgaattttttttttgtcaaaaacatCGTCGTCTTTCGAGATAGTTGTCAGagactattttaaatttttctctatatttttagttttataataaGCTTGGGGCATATCTGTtgtaaaaatgcaagaataataataaaatttagaacAATGCATCATAATTATTAGGTGATTAAATTAGTTAGGTTAAAGGTGCATtattttcataatatatatagaaTGAAAATTTATTGTATGCCAAGAAATATAATTGCTATTTACTGCcaaaagaattttgttttttaaattaatattattattgtaaacTTTCTGAAAgatattaattaattctaattaactatcaatatatatatgaaaaaaaggcTTAATTCCATTTATATCATTTAGAATACTTTGGAAATAATTCGATTATATTGAAAACAAGAGAGTTAATTAGAGCCTTTCTACATATTAATGAGAGGGAAAAAACCCCTACATACATTATCAATTGCTTAAATGTtttaaataagaataataataaagtgACTCAATAATCAATAGTCATCACGACaaaattaagagaaattaaaatgctttgatatttatttattttggagaTCACACCATATTTTCAATTATTCTTGcaaaaaattattacatacacatgcatgcatgcattcaCATTAATTATGAAGTAGTAGTGGCGGTTTAATTAAGTATAACAAAATCATGTActaaattttttcctttttttcattttctaaataagtgtcttatttattttttaaattcattaaaaataattaaaaaaagggaGTTATTTAAccaatataaatatatacatacacCAAAATTTCATGAACAGAAATGATTACTACACATGGAACTTGAATATAAGATCAAGTAAATGGCCACAACAtacaaattaaattcatatataggAAAATGAAATTAAACCACTCTTTTAGATGGGACACACACCAACTTGTTTTGAATCCCTATTGGTTCTTCTAAGAAATTCATGAAACTGCAAAAGATGACAGATcttgttttttatatttatggAATGCAAGATGGACATTTGGCACAGTATCATAAAGATAGTaataatgtatatataaaataataatgtatatatatacaattatGTTATTAGGACCACTTCTTCCCTCTATGGcagttcaaaatttttcaaataaaaccaAGCAAACCTATAACAATAATTTATTGTTATTATGATAGAGCATATCACAGTTGGCCTTCATAATTTCTTATCGAAAGAAACATTGGATAAGTCCTAAGACTAGTGTACCAAACCTATTTTATATACTTTTGATAatattaaagagataaaaataacagccagaacttatcttatttaataattattaattattaaataaaataaattcttattaatttttattaattattttttattatcaaatattattGTGCACCTTTTATCTTCGAATGAATATTCTATCCGACttctgacaattatctcgaaaggacgagaccaaaaaaaaaaacacctaattcagtcccttatctttttttttgggaTTGATTAGCCCCTatgccaaaaaaattaatattgactttttttttttggcacagaGACCTCGTTGttctttcgaagtaattgtcaggggcgggttgagtttttttttttttttttgtcaagagcCTTGTTGTCTTTCAAGATAATTGTCAGAGGTTGTTTTAGgtttttctctttatcttttaAACAACTATAATATTTATGCATTTGACAAAGAGAGAAAGTAACCGTTCTTTAAGAGAAAACTTCTAGAAAAAAGTTCACTTATGAGCATGgttgttgttttgtttttattcccATTGTTCATAAAGGATGATGAATGAGAAAGAAGAGAGTTTCTTTGAGTAGGAAGTTAATAATACTTTTGAGTGAAACTAGCTAGAAGTTGTGTTGTATATAGATAACTAAAATTAAGTTGTTTATTAGGAACACTTCTTAATTCAATTTAAGAGTAAAAGCTAAGTTAGAATATTATTATGGTAAGAGTAATGATGATGGTAAAATAGGTGTTTACACAATGTATAAAAACTAACCATCTTCACATTGCTCTAAAATTAAGCAAAAAGTAACGAGGCATAATTAATGTAACTATATATCCAAACGAaaatatttggtaaaaaaaaaaaagttaaataacaattaataaatactaaataagagaAATTCACTTTTAACATTGTTTGTGATCGAAAATTTTTTGTGAAAATGGTATCAATTGttcccttcttcctcttcttcttttttttgggaggatctagttttttttttgtcgGATCATAAACTTTTTTTTCACCTCAAAATTCGTTGCATTGAATCCAATGTTTTTCCTCAAGATTGTGTTCtcaagatttttttttgttgtccaTGGTATTTCCTAATCCGACAATTCAAAGAATAATTCGTCGCGAATTTGAACTctatttaagggtctgccgctgatcaatgggttgctgcatgcacaaggcgggattaaaatctaagttttattttttgttatggaTAAAATCCAGTTTTGTATAAAGTTTTAGACAGTTTAGGTTGTTTTTGGTCATGGAGAGTTGTGTTAGCTCTAGAAGTTAATATCTTTTTGGGACTGGAGAAATTAAgccttttttgtttaaatttgggCCTTTTTTTAAACAACCTTTTACAATCAGAGAAAAAGGGCCAAGGCCCAGAAAAAATTATATGCTGAAAAAGGGTTTAGGCAAGTAAAAAAGGAAGTCAGCTAactaccgaaaaaaaaaaaaaaaaaggaagacagCTATCTTCACATAGCACATCATAGTCATGGAATTATCAGCATTTTGCTTTTGTGTTATGATgtcttttaatgtttttttttagattaaaataataaaattacttaccGTTTGTTTTTCAGTATATTTGGCGCTTTGAGACGTGCAAAAtaaattcatattatttttttagtattaaatataatctaattattattataatcgtAGAATCATGTTATGTATTCAAATctttttgataactaattttaattaaattagttcaaactcaataaaaatcaattttattagtGAGAGTCTGAATATACACTTTAATTACATAAAAGTTTCTacgttttttctcttcttctttatcATTAAGCAAAACACTATA
The sequence above is drawn from the Arachis hypogaea cultivar Tifrunner chromosome 4, arahy.Tifrunner.gnm2.J5K5, whole genome shotgun sequence genome and encodes:
- the LOC112744907 gene encoding uncharacterized protein, coding for MDCRVCVAAPLDLWVNGRGGGGGGGGFSHESEHDLAMMVSDFLENGSSGPDSWCSSDSDSGLSDFAHLSDKIQKCKLSVTQHESDLFSAVHSLIRSMNESNLQGMNSGPCYASCIRFYLVKLMKLSGYDAGVCASKWQASGKVPGGDHEYIDVVVKNNSGSSERLIIDIDFRSHFEIARAVDSYDRLLKSLPVVYVGSFARLKQLLGIMEEATRSSLKQNSMPLPPWRSLAYLQAKWLSPYERYTHSEGNNNDSNNINDGTCFNHNQCCGYLRRLQSCLQSGLEGERMLKARNSESNRRMKHERWRHSLLRPV